One Ignavibacterium album JCM 16511 genomic region harbors:
- a CDS encoding carboxymuconolactone decarboxylase family protein, translating into MSELPKRFEKFEKDFPEVASAYELLGRAVHKAGPLNDKTRALIKLAISTGARLEGAVHSHTRKALEAGCSKEEILQTVMLALPTIGLPSTMAAISWVEDVLEKK; encoded by the coding sequence ATGAGTGAATTACCAAAAAGATTTGAGAAATTCGAAAAGGATTTTCCGGAAGTAGCAAGTGCTTATGAATTACTTGGTAGAGCAGTTCATAAAGCTGGTCCACTTAATGATAAAACAAGAGCTTTGATAAAACTTGCAATTTCAACCGGTGCAAGACTTGAAGGTGCAGTTCATTCACACACAAGAAAAGCTCTGGAAGCAGGTTGTTCAAAAGAAGAAATCCTTCAAACAGTAATGCTTGCACTTCCAACGATTGGATTGCCATCTACAATGGCTGCAATAAGCTGGGTTGAAGATGTATTGGAGAAAAAATAA
- a CDS encoding YeeE/YedE thiosulfate transporter family protein has product MTTLVQKLSDLFAKDKEVVEVKSKPYSNPYLTGIGLGLVLLAAFVIMGRGLGASGAMSTLVAVGVNTVAPEHTQSNPFYSEYLGDGTTNPLKDWLVFEVLGVLAGGFISGSLAGRVKQGIEKGPNITSKKRLLYAFVGGSLMGIGAKLARGCTSGQALTGGALLNLGSWAFMMMVFAGGYAAAYFLRRQWL; this is encoded by the coding sequence ATGACAACATTAGTTCAGAAATTATCCGATCTGTTTGCAAAGGATAAAGAAGTGGTTGAGGTAAAATCAAAACCTTATTCAAATCCTTATTTAACCGGAATTGGTTTGGGTCTTGTTCTTCTTGCAGCATTTGTGATAATGGGTAGAGGACTTGGCGCTTCCGGTGCAATGTCAACTCTAGTTGCAGTTGGAGTAAATACAGTTGCACCAGAACATACACAGTCAAATCCATTTTATTCTGAATATCTTGGTGATGGTACAACAAATCCACTAAAAGATTGGTTGGTATTTGAAGTGCTTGGAGTTCTTGCTGGTGGTTTTATTTCTGGTTCGCTTGCAGGAAGAGTTAAACAAGGAATAGAGAAAGGTCCGAATATCACATCAAAGAAAAGATTACTGTATGCCTTTGTTGGTGGAAGCTTGATGGGAATCGGAGCTAAACTTGCCAGAGGTTGCACAAGCGGTCAGGCACTAACCGGCGGTGCTTTACTTAATCTTGGCAGCTGGGCTTTTATGATGATGGTTTTCGCCGGTGGTTATGCAGCAGCTTACTTTTTAAGGAGACAATGGTTATGA
- a CDS encoding alpha-ketoacid dehydrogenase subunit alpha/beta has translation MTKKTNTQKTKVKSSLKPTNGKSMIAKIKAGNKEFTKDELLHVLRMMLRTRTLDNKAMNLLRQGKTFFHIAASGHEAVQVAIGLSLNPNKDWLFPYYRDLGTVLTSGITPEEVFLQTFAKATDPASGGRQLPVHWGSKRINLPTQSSPTGTQFLQAVGTALASVKRGERNISYVSSGEGTTSQGEFHEAVNWASREKLPVLFVIQNNKYAISVPVSAQSGGKGHSIAEMMAGFGTLHRLKIDGTDFFESYEKIQEAIDYIKSGKGPALIEAEVVRLQSHSSSDDQKKYRDEKEIEEDMKKCPIEKFAKVLMTKGILTEEEYSEIKKEITDEINEASDRAFKAPDPKPEDATKFVYDESGFKESLEYEKNEPSGNKIVMVDAINHALHEEMERNPDMYIFGEDIEDGKGGVFTATKGLSTRFTRKRVFNSPLAEASIMGVAIGMAFTGLKPVVEIQFGDYIWPAFMQMKDELATIRYRSNNAWETPVVTRVAVGGYIHGGLYHSQNIESIFAHVPGIFIAYPSNAADAKGLLKTACRIKDPVLFCEHKGLYRQSFAMSPEPDEEYLIPFGKAKVAKEGSDVTVVSWGVSFWDAMIAAKKLEEENGYSVEVIDIRTIIPLDEDTIYNSVKKTNKVIIIHEDTFTAGFGAEIAARISDYCFRFLDAPVKRIAAKDAHIPYSPILENAVLPSRDEIYKGIKDLILY, from the coding sequence ATGACAAAAAAAACAAACACACAGAAAACAAAAGTGAAATCATCGCTAAAGCCAACAAACGGTAAATCTATGATTGCGAAAATAAAAGCCGGTAATAAGGAGTTCACAAAGGATGAGCTGTTGCATGTTTTGAGAATGATGTTAAGAACAAGGACACTTGATAACAAAGCAATGAACCTTTTAAGGCAGGGGAAAACATTTTTCCATATTGCAGCATCAGGCCACGAAGCTGTTCAGGTTGCAATAGGACTATCTTTAAATCCAAATAAAGATTGGTTATTTCCATATTACAGAGATTTAGGTACTGTATTGACTTCAGGAATTACTCCGGAAGAAGTATTCCTTCAGACTTTCGCAAAAGCAACTGACCCTGCAAGTGGTGGAAGACAATTACCAGTTCACTGGGGTTCGAAAAGGATTAATCTTCCCACACAATCTTCTCCAACAGGAACCCAATTTTTGCAAGCTGTTGGAACTGCTTTGGCTTCTGTGAAAAGAGGCGAAAGAAATATTTCATATGTAAGTAGCGGAGAAGGAACTACAAGTCAGGGTGAATTTCACGAAGCAGTAAACTGGGCAAGCCGCGAAAAATTGCCTGTACTGTTCGTAATTCAGAATAACAAATATGCAATATCAGTTCCTGTAAGTGCACAAAGCGGTGGTAAAGGTCATTCAATTGCAGAAATGATGGCTGGCTTCGGAACTTTACATAGATTAAAAATTGATGGAACTGATTTTTTTGAATCTTATGAAAAAATTCAGGAAGCAATAGATTATATAAAAAGTGGAAAAGGTCCGGCACTGATTGAAGCTGAAGTTGTAAGACTTCAATCTCATTCTTCTTCAGATGATCAGAAAAAATATCGTGATGAAAAAGAAATTGAAGAAGACATGAAAAAATGTCCGATTGAAAAGTTTGCAAAAGTTTTAATGACTAAAGGAATTTTGACTGAAGAAGAATATTCGGAAATCAAAAAAGAAATTACTGATGAGATAAACGAAGCTTCGGACAGAGCATTCAAAGCACCCGATCCAAAACCTGAAGACGCAACGAAATTTGTATATGATGAAAGTGGTTTTAAGGAATCATTAGAATATGAAAAGAACGAGCCTTCCGGAAATAAAATAGTGATGGTTGATGCAATTAATCATGCACTTCACGAAGAGATGGAACGAAATCCTGATATGTACATATTTGGAGAAGATATTGAAGATGGTAAAGGTGGAGTATTTACTGCAACAAAAGGTCTCTCAACAAGATTCACAAGGAAAAGAGTTTTCAACTCTCCACTTGCTGAAGCAAGTATAATGGGTGTGGCAATAGGAATGGCGTTCACAGGGCTGAAACCTGTTGTGGAAATTCAGTTTGGTGATTATATCTGGCCTGCTTTTATGCAAATGAAAGATGAACTTGCTACAATAAGATATCGCTCAAACAATGCCTGGGAAACTCCTGTTGTTACAAGAGTTGCAGTCGGTGGTTATATTCACGGCGGTTTATATCACAGTCAGAACATCGAATCAATTTTTGCACATGTTCCCGGAATTTTTATAGCTTATCCTTCAAATGCAGCTGATGCGAAAGGACTTCTTAAAACAGCTTGCAGAATAAAAGATCCGGTTCTTTTCTGCGAACACAAAGGATTATACAGACAGAGTTTTGCAATGTCACCTGAACCAGATGAAGAGTATCTGATTCCTTTCGGCAAAGCTAAAGTTGCTAAAGAAGGAAGTGATGTTACTGTTGTTTCGTGGGGTGTAAGTTTCTGGGATGCAATGATAGCTGCAAAGAAATTGGAAGAAGAAAATGGCTATTCTGTTGAAGTAATTGATATCCGAACAATCATTCCATTGGATGAAGATACTATTTATAACTCGGTAAAGAAAACAAATAAGGTAATAATCATTCACGAAGATACTTTCACAGCAGGTTTTGGTGCTGAAATAGCAGCAAGAATTTCAGATTATTGTTTTCGTTTTCTCGATGCGCCTGTTAAAAGAATTGCAGCAAAGGATGCTCATATTCCTTACTCTCCGATTCTTGAAAATGCAGTTCTTCCAAGTCGTGATGAAATTTATAAAGGAATAAAAGATTTAATTCTTTATTAG
- a CDS encoding OmpP1/FadL family transporter yields MKKSIFVLILLFGFTIQSTFATDGYFRHGYGIKYSALAGSGVAVSLSSLGAITNPASIIRTNNSLEINISVFSPNRDYTITGNPSGFPQTFGLTPGKIESDKNIFFFPTIGLKRGIADNMAIALSIYGNGGMNTDYPAKTFYDPSSPNTGVNIEQLFANLTYAIEVTKGHSIGVAGIFGWQRFAAKGLVAFTPFSSDPANLSGNSWSTATGFGFKVGYQGVLTDWLSIGAAYQSKINMSEFERYSGLFAEKGDFDVPANWTAGISISPDKDWTLLFDVKQILYSGVKSVSNPMLPNLQTSQLGKDDGAGFGWKDITAIKFGVMYKAIENYTLMAGYSYNENPIKESEVMFNILAPAVIQNHITAGVTRKISEDSDLTLAFMYALNNSVKGANPFEAPGQQSIEIAMRQWQFEIGYSFCLIK; encoded by the coding sequence ATGAAGAAATCTATTTTTGTTTTGATATTGTTGTTTGGATTTACAATTCAATCAACCTTTGCAACAGACGGTTATTTCCGTCACGGTTACGGAATTAAATATTCCGCACTTGCAGGTTCCGGTGTCGCAGTATCATTAAGTTCATTAGGTGCTATTACAAATCCTGCTTCAATTATCAGAACAAACAATTCTTTAGAAATAAATATTTCAGTGTTCAGCCCAAATCGTGATTACACTATCACAGGTAATCCCAGCGGTTTTCCACAAACATTTGGATTAACTCCAGGCAAAATAGAGAGTGATAAAAATATTTTCTTCTTCCCAACAATTGGACTGAAAAGAGGTATTGCAGATAATATGGCAATTGCACTTTCGATTTATGGTAACGGAGGAATGAATACTGATTATCCGGCTAAGACTTTTTATGATCCCTCATCACCAAACACAGGTGTGAATATAGAGCAACTGTTTGCTAATCTTACCTATGCAATTGAAGTGACCAAAGGGCATTCAATCGGTGTAGCTGGTATATTCGGTTGGCAAAGATTTGCTGCTAAAGGTTTAGTTGCATTTACTCCGTTTTCAAGTGATCCGGCAAATCTCTCTGGTAATTCATGGTCAACCGCTACTGGTTTTGGATTCAAAGTAGGATATCAGGGAGTATTGACTGATTGGCTAAGTATTGGCGCTGCATATCAATCAAAAATTAATATGAGTGAATTTGAAAGATATTCCGGATTATTTGCCGAGAAAGGTGATTTTGATGTTCCGGCCAACTGGACTGCAGGGATTTCAATTTCACCAGACAAAGATTGGACTTTATTATTTGATGTAAAGCAAATTCTTTACAGCGGAGTAAAATCAGTAAGCAATCCAATGCTTCCGAATTTACAAACCAGTCAACTTGGTAAAGATGACGGAGCTGGTTTCGGATGGAAAGACATTACAGCTATAAAATTTGGTGTAATGTACAAAGCTATTGAAAACTATACTTTGATGGCTGGATATTCTTACAATGAAAATCCGATAAAGGAATCTGAAGTAATGTTTAACATTCTTGCTCCTGCAGTAATTCAAAACCACATTACAGCAGGCGTTACAAGAAAGATAAGTGAGGATAGTGATTTAACATTAGCATTTATGTATGCACTGAACAACAGTGTTAAAGGCGCTAATCCTTTTGAAGCACCTGGACAGCAGTCAATTGAAATTGCAATGCGTCAATGGCAATTTGAAATTGGATACTCGTTCTGTTTGATTAAATAA
- the lipB gene encoding lipoyl(octanoyl) transferase LipB, with the protein MNRQLTYSNFEFIDYKEAWDLQYLLHKQRIEDIISDTLLLLEHPNTYTLGKTAHSENLIGGKEFIEKNNITVYSIDRGGDITYHGPGQIVGYPIIKLTDWHQDSHKYLRTLEEVIIKVCNEYELDAGRVDGYTGVWIEDRKIAAIGIKISRWVTMHGFAFNVNTNLDLFNGIIPCGISDKSVTSLQKELGCKIPINEVKEKLLNHFINEFNYTEVEFIPKESLLNTTLKN; encoded by the coding sequence ATGAATAGACAATTAACATATTCCAATTTCGAATTTATTGATTATAAAGAAGCCTGGGATTTACAATATCTTCTTCATAAGCAAAGGATAGAGGATATTATTTCAGATACTTTACTATTACTTGAACATCCGAATACTTATACTCTTGGTAAAACTGCTCATTCTGAAAATTTGATTGGTGGAAAAGAATTTATTGAGAAGAATAATATCACAGTCTATAGTATTGATCGAGGTGGCGACATTACTTATCACGGACCCGGACAAATTGTTGGTTATCCAATTATCAAATTAACTGACTGGCATCAGGACTCTCACAAATATCTCCGTACACTTGAAGAAGTAATAATAAAAGTTTGTAATGAATATGAACTTGACGCAGGAAGAGTTGATGGCTATACAGGTGTTTGGATTGAGGATAGAAAAATCGCTGCAATCGGAATAAAGATTAGCCGCTGGGTAACAATGCACGGTTTTGCCTTCAATGTAAATACTAATCTTGATTTGTTTAATGGAATAATTCCCTGTGGAATTTCAGACAAAAGCGTTACATCACTTCAGAAAGAATTAGGGTGCAAAATTCCAATTAACGAAGTAAAAGAAAAATTACTTAATCATTTTATTAATGAATTTAACTATACAGAAGTTGAATTTATTCCGAAAGAAAGTTTATTAAATACAACTTTAAAAAACTGA
- the lpdA gene encoding dihydrolipoyl dehydrogenase, which produces MVNRYEIAVLGGGPGGYVAAIRAGQLGFKTVVIDKDNLGGICLNWGCIPTKSLLKNAEIYDTIKNHGKDFGITAKELTFSFSDIIKRSRDIADRISKNVELLIKKNKVDRIRGFGKLISHNQIDIFNNDGKKIESISADKIIIATGARPRTIPQIPVDRKNIITSTEAMILDELPKELMVIGAGAIGIEFAYFYSVLGTKVTIVEMLDNILPIEDKEISQTLEKNFKKRGIEIYTKAVVEKAEVRGKKVNVVINQNGKKIELSAEKVLNAIGVVGNVEGFGLEELGVEIFKNHIKVDKNTYQTNIPNIYAIGDVIGPPWLAHVASAEGIHCVEGIKGIKNSPIDYDNIPGCTYCQPQVASVGLSEQKAKELGYDIKVGKFPFMASGKAFAVGEREGFVKLIFDAKYGEILGGHIIGSEATELIAEVALARALEATGHSIIKTVHAHPTLSESIMEAAANAYGEAIHI; this is translated from the coding sequence ATGGTTAATCGTTATGAAATTGCCGTTCTTGGTGGCGGTCCGGGCGGATATGTTGCTGCTATTCGTGCTGGTCAACTTGGCTTCAAAACTGTCGTTATTGATAAAGACAACCTTGGTGGAATTTGCTTGAATTGGGGCTGTATTCCGACGAAATCTTTACTAAAAAATGCAGAAATATATGATACGATAAAGAATCACGGAAAAGATTTCGGAATCACGGCAAAGGAATTGACTTTTTCCTTCAGTGATATTATTAAGCGAAGTCGTGATATTGCCGACCGAATTTCAAAGAATGTTGAGCTCCTTATTAAAAAAAATAAAGTTGATAGAATCAGAGGATTTGGTAAACTCATTAGTCATAACCAGATTGATATTTTTAATAATGATGGAAAAAAGATTGAATCGATCAGCGCAGACAAAATAATTATTGCTACTGGTGCAAGACCTCGTACTATCCCTCAAATACCTGTTGACAGAAAAAACATTATTACCAGCACTGAAGCTATGATTCTCGATGAGTTACCAAAAGAATTAATGGTAATTGGTGCTGGTGCAATTGGAATTGAGTTCGCATACTTTTACAGTGTACTTGGTACGAAGGTAACAATTGTTGAAATGCTTGATAATATTCTTCCAATAGAAGATAAAGAAATATCTCAAACTCTCGAAAAGAATTTTAAGAAAAGAGGAATCGAGATTTATACTAAAGCAGTCGTTGAGAAAGCTGAAGTAAGAGGAAAGAAAGTCAATGTGGTTATTAATCAAAATGGGAAGAAGATAGAACTCTCGGCTGAAAAAGTTTTAAATGCTATCGGAGTTGTCGGAAATGTTGAAGGTTTCGGACTTGAAGAACTTGGTGTTGAAATATTCAAGAATCATATTAAAGTTGATAAGAATACTTACCAGACAAACATTCCGAATATTTATGCAATCGGTGATGTTATTGGTCCACCGTGGTTAGCGCATGTTGCATCAGCGGAAGGAATACATTGTGTTGAAGGAATAAAAGGAATTAAAAATTCTCCGATTGATTACGATAACATTCCCGGTTGCACTTATTGTCAGCCTCAGGTTGCAAGCGTTGGACTTAGTGAACAGAAAGCAAAAGAACTTGGTTATGATATCAAAGTAGGTAAGTTTCCTTTTATGGCAAGTGGAAAAGCTTTTGCTGTTGGTGAGAGGGAAGGATTTGTGAAATTAATTTTTGATGCCAAATATGGTGAAATATTAGGTGGACATATAATTGGTAGTGAAGCCACAGAATTAATTGCAGAGGTTGCGCTAGCAAGAGCTCTTGAAGCAACAGGTCATTCAATTATTAAAACTGTTCACGCTCATCCTACTTTGTCTGAATCAATAATGGAAGCAGCAGCAAATGCTTATGGAGAGGCAATTCATATTTGA
- a CDS encoding YeeE/YedE thiosulfate transporter family protein, with translation MNAPFFKFGLFNTDVSLIIAFIIGIGFGFALERGGFGSARILAAQFYFSNMRVLKVMFTAIITAMLGLYYLSVIGFVDLSLIYISETYILPQVIGGLILGIGFVIGGYCPGTSVVSFATGKLDGLMYILGVMFGIFLFGEIFPFITDFYYSTNMGSVTLPKFLHLSYGMVVFLVVIMAVGAFALAEWSEKKFAHRNPENQL, from the coding sequence ATGAACGCACCATTTTTTAAATTCGGTTTATTTAACACTGATGTAAGTTTAATAATAGCTTTCATCATAGGTATTGGTTTCGGATTCGCACTCGAAAGAGGCGGATTCGGCAGTGCAAGAATCCTTGCAGCGCAATTTTATTTTTCCAATATGAGAGTTCTGAAAGTAATGTTTACTGCAATCATAACAGCTATGTTAGGATTGTATTATTTATCTGTAATTGGTTTCGTTGATTTATCTCTTATCTACATTAGCGAAACTTATATTTTGCCTCAGGTTATTGGTGGACTAATACTCGGAATTGGATTTGTAATTGGCGGATATTGTCCCGGTACTTCCGTAGTATCATTTGCAACAGGAAAGCTCGATGGACTGATGTATATCCTGGGAGTTATGTTCGGAATATTCTTATTCGGAGAAATCTTTCCTTTCATAACTGATTTTTATTATTCCACAAATATGGGAAGTGTTACACTACCTAAATTCTTACATCTTTCTTACGGAATGGTAGTTTTTCTGGTTGTGATAATGGCTGTTGGTGCTTTCGCATTAGCTGAATGGAGTGAAAAGAAATTTGCACACAGAAATCCGGAGAATCAATTATGA
- the nrfD gene encoding NrfD/PsrC family molybdoenzyme membrane anchor subunit has protein sequence MILAEQIIELTTTRHNPHVDPFMAMWEWQIPIYLFLGGMVAGMMIISGYFIFSNRYKVTNCACFSIPFTALVLISVGMFALFLDLAHKPYVWRLYTTFQVKSPMSWGAWILLLIYPALIANILMRPSPWMLKFIPKLSDISAKINQHPFLIKNIGILNMLFGLMLGAYTGVLLSSMGSRPLWNTSLLWVLFLTSGLSTAAAYVHLIAKNKEESELLAKADNGFITIELFIFVMMFLGLLSSARPHIEAAQLLLTGPYAPTFWVFVIGLGLIIPLIIQLLAVNHKIRHTPIAPILVIIGGLILRFIIVEAGQYSHWFNAHFK, from the coding sequence ATGATTTTAGCAGAACAAATAATTGAATTAACAACTACAAGACACAATCCACATGTTGATCCGTTTATGGCTATGTGGGAATGGCAAATACCGATCTATCTTTTTCTCGGTGGAATGGTCGCCGGAATGATGATCATTTCCGGTTACTTTATCTTTTCAAATAGATATAAAGTTACAAACTGTGCATGCTTCTCAATACCATTTACTGCTTTGGTACTAATAAGTGTTGGAATGTTTGCATTATTTCTTGACCTTGCGCATAAACCATATGTTTGGAGATTATATACAACTTTCCAGGTTAAATCACCAATGTCGTGGGGTGCGTGGATTCTTCTTCTGATTTATCCGGCGCTTATAGCAAACATTCTAATGAGACCATCGCCCTGGATGTTAAAATTTATTCCTAAACTTTCAGACATCTCCGCAAAAATTAATCAACATCCTTTTCTAATAAAGAATATAGGAATACTTAATATGCTCTTCGGCTTAATGCTAGGAGCTTATACAGGTGTTCTATTAAGCAGTATGGGTTCAAGACCTTTGTGGAATACATCCCTGCTTTGGGTTTTATTTTTAACTTCAGGATTATCAACAGCTGCTGCTTATGTTCATCTTATTGCAAAGAATAAAGAAGAAAGTGAATTGCTTGCAAAAGCAGATAATGGTTTCATAACAATTGAGTTATTCATTTTTGTAATGATGTTCCTTGGCTTACTTTCATCGGCAAGACCACACATTGAAGCAGCGCAACTTTTACTAACTGGTCCTTATGCACCAACATTTTGGGTTTTTGTAATTGGACTAGGATTAATAATTCCTCTTATAATTCAGCTTCTTGCAGTAAATCATAAAATCAGACATACACCTATTGCACCAATACTTGTTATAATCGGTGGGTTGATACTGAGATTTATTATTGTTGAAGCTGGTCAATATAGTCATTGGTTTAACGCTCATTTTAAATAA
- a CDS encoding nucleotidyltransferase domain-containing protein, translated as MRLSKAEIEILREALREIDPDAKLYLFGSRLFDNRSGGDIDLLVVSKKLTKKDLRKIKRAFYNKFGEQRIDIILDNGSSDDPFITKMRSEAVLL; from the coding sequence ATGAGACTGAGCAAAGCCGAAATAGAAATTTTACGAGAAGCTTTAAGAGAAATAGATCCGGATGCTAAATTATATCTTTTTGGTTCAAGGTTGTTCGATAATAGAAGCGGTGGAGATATTGATTTACTTGTTGTATCTAAAAAGTTGACTAAAAAAGATTTAAGAAAAATTAAGAGAGCATTCTATAATAAATTCGGTGAACAGAGAATAGATATCATTCTTGATAATGGCAGTTCAGATGATCCGTTTATCACAAAGATGAGATCCGAAGCAGTTTTATTATGA
- a CDS encoding rhodanese-like domain-containing protein — protein MKKLFSELELKYKLAIVAVLLGVVALFAGDPYNGTSIKVNVKDIALSTVKNSDKINPNDLADWIIQGKADYIIVDLRSPDKYAEYTLPEAENIPLVELPNSDLLRNQKIILFSDDEVAAAQGWFILKSKKYNSVYILEGGLNGWKDKVLFPKVPANPTKDELTKLEKLRAVAQYFGGDLVTETTSAETKTEVKLPTSTVAPQSTQPTSGGKVTTPKKKKREGC, from the coding sequence ATGAAAAAGTTATTCTCAGAACTTGAATTAAAATATAAGCTTGCAATTGTTGCTGTTTTACTCGGAGTAGTAGCTTTGTTTGCAGGTGATCCCTACAATGGTACTTCGATTAAGGTTAATGTGAAAGATATTGCTTTGAGTACAGTAAAAAATTCAGATAAAATTAATCCTAATGATTTGGCTGATTGGATTATTCAGGGAAAAGCAGACTATATAATTGTTGACTTAAGATCACCGGATAAATATGCTGAATATACTTTACCTGAGGCAGAAAACATTCCGCTTGTTGAACTTCCGAATTCTGATTTATTAAGAAATCAGAAAATAATTTTGTTTTCCGATGATGAAGTTGCAGCAGCACAAGGTTGGTTTATCCTTAAGTCAAAAAAGTATAATTCAGTTTACATACTTGAAGGCGGATTAAACGGTTGGAAAGACAAAGTCTTATTCCCGAAAGTTCCTGCTAATCCTACTAAAGATGAATTAACAAAATTGGAGAAGTTAAGAGCAGTAGCTCAGTATTTCGGTGGCGACCTTGTTACTGAGACAACATCAGCAGAAACAAAAACCGAAGTTAAATTACCAACATCAACCGTTGCGCCTCAATCAACTCAACCGACATCCGGTGGAAAAGTAACTACTCCTAAGAAGAAAAAGAGAGAAGGGTGCTAG